A genomic region of Drosophila pseudoobscura strain MV-25-SWS-2005 chromosome 5, UCI_Dpse_MV25, whole genome shotgun sequence contains the following coding sequences:
- the MED26 gene encoding mediator of RNA polymerase II transcription subunit 26 has protein sequence MNQNQIQQLTSHLSQALDQNYDVVNMDAVLSVICALEGTTITKEQLEATRLAKYINQLRRRTKNEHLARRAKSLLKMWREMVGIQQTANDSQHHHSQPTSLPTPPSAHFYKYTAGSADSNLTETVVHLPVSPSVPSHRTISDLHSNIDSSEPPPAVLPSQHQSNFLNLINNISKCEREESNSSMLIQAHKQPQSQQFQNRPLGLPLPFISEQSLNSVSISSDVGNDKKGEASIVIDIVTDSDENDNESASTIQGKPTAAASAPFTISPAPCPRPKKFKKDKKHKERDRSKSSLLAQNELIGQHSSRYSAKVKEGQSQTAQATDSEIFSLSNSSMSSILSGDAALLNPQHKFRANASELTFTGRFKPVNHLDSANQDNSALPIGQNIVFRQNESERPIFEDSITNDSSTSCSRLSPPTVEERRKSDKIDDSIRQQIATSIQMPMPSIGLGHESNSRTEYLENSSKSQVPKKRGRKKGSKGVDAVIAKESSSLSQQIFFGVGSTVKKVKTTKELFSEIQSRKLITAVQSPTSNISNSSISRELTTRALMPRPTSSCSDTSIHSPQIMETYSGNVTLMGVDKFSNKNEDAGNTDSDTITSEPSQDSNKSQEIKECTSLDSNSNSLQTLSLAKKSMHTSKSENYSDVTTQLMHLIHSIKGPLSVYEVEKLYRAQIVPCTCLVIEEICNPFGEPINLSSDNGVGDPKSDSNNDNVSRHKKQEEQLPKLERLSDNDFSMDTPQKPVKSIFDLDFDEDEDPLQSIINDIRMPPTKLEETKENADLKNALAHLPMNISSLDVASVNADTVQNQINSHNQEGETSEEQNVAIPVFTCHEDPDCVAKQRFHVQTNKVNNFHINALHNFYIPNINGNWDSIDSSIVSESTITDFLNTLGSYTVTDGADVVPKYGSLTYDRIRKDLSSIKFTSSFKTRPLKSFMPPFLGVAKCLPTCRLARSSFKKKQIQSPPPPLIVIPSTIEGLDPDIMQKDYNGGSPLKVDVDVLVSGHDNNESNVQMQVNLQTKSDPTLSYNLLKLANDELPFEETEPNDKGSEYENQDNGRFSSSSNSSCSNSSNSSLKKTQDSINEKLRNQRSQRYRVQSVEEETNRKRRGKNRKKRNIKENPPIKRIKISLNGTISNLSSSNNSSSSESETETGLENENEVENDYENNNDEEYAVVQRPTCGDGASNNHIVMTIKKTPSKINSPANSMSATSPINASETRNVKNAFSDSNRPNLLTSSTSIAPLYQIDGGRRLLLSKKFSRRPHRRRRYRQCRRKSDLQRKAIDLELKHLFTYKTKPDLDIGSAIKLHKKLFFSHELCKQNTAGRKERILNYSSSSSSNYDDDESDLDGLSSEETAADLKENVNTFNKYNLNIETDNTSAERTVSEDPLKIEEDPYLTSSSNDVTDSDNESDNHEVFDEVAKRVEADEFNELHNNGMLTSFNSISVENQLINEPTLMAVSGSVDTPAPQSNASLASLQNENCDDVNNLCYNNNNLDVIKHSLAASPILNDINYKNVISNTSPRVLANKFSDCIPQNIGNSELSPPIPLPCAEYQTGIRPAPLTDLALSSYADFRCTRIQQFKEWHQVLQLQSYNNEPLIVLPYVVLE, from the exons ATGAACCAAAATCAAATCCAGCAACTTACCTCTCACCTATCACAGGCTCTTGATCAAAACTACGAT GTCGTCAATATGGATGCTGTTCTCTCTGTCATATGTGCTCTGGAAGGCACAACGATCACTAAGGAGCAACTGGAGGCCACCAGATTGGCAAAGTATATAAACCAACTTAGACGGAGAACCAAAAACGAACATCTTGCCCGACGTGCGAAATCCCTACTGAAGATGTGGCGAGAAATGGTGGGGATTCAGCAAACGGCTAATGATTCTCAGCACCATCACAGTCAGCCCACATCCCTTCCGACTCCGCCATCAGCACATTTTTATAAGTATACTGCGGGATCGGCAGACAGCAACTTGACCGAAACAGTTGTTCATCTGCCCGTTTCACCTTCGGTACCGTCACACCGAACAATTTCAGATTTGCATTCAAATATCGACTCCTCTGAACCGCCGCCTGCTGTCCTGCCTTCCCAACACCAATCAAACTTCTTAAACCTTATTAACAATATAAGCAAATGTGAACGCGAAGAAAGCAACTCTAGCATGTTAATACAAGCTCATAAGCAGCCGCAATCGCAGCAATTCCAAAATAGGCCTCTTGGACTGCCACTTCCTTTTATCAGTGAACAGTCATTGAATTCGGTATCAATCTCATCCGATGTCGGAAATGATAAAAAAGGTGAAGCTTCAATTGTGATCGATATAGTAACCGATTCTGACGAAAACGACAATGAGAGTGCAAGTACAATACAGGGAAAACCCACAGCGGCGGCGTCAGCACCATTTACAATATCGCCTGCTCCATGCCCACGTCccaaaaagtttaaaaaggaTAAAAAGCATAAAGAAAGGGACAGGTCTAAGTCTTCGTTACTGGCCCAGAACGAGTTGATTGGACAACACTCCAGCAGATACAGCGCGAAAGTAAAGGAAGGCCAATCACAAACAGCTCAGGCAACAGACTCTG aAATTTTTTCTCTGTCTAATAGCTCGATGAGTTCAATCTTATCTGGGGATGCAGCTTTATTGAACCCACAGCATAAATTTCGAGCAAATGCATCCGAGCTTACATTCACCGGCAGATTTAAGCCAGTAAACCATTTGGATAGTGCAAATCAGGATAATTCCGCTCTGCCGATAGGGCAGAATATCGTATTCCGACAAAATGAATCTGAGAGACCAATATTTGAGGATTCAATTACAAACGACTCGAGTACGTCTTGCAGTCGGCTCTCTCCTCCGACTGTCGAAGAACGCCGAAAATCCGATAAAATCGATGATTCTATTAGGCAGCAAATTGCAACATCTATACAAATGCCAATGCCTTCGATTGGGTTGGGCCACGAGTCAAATAGTAGGACTGAATATTTGGAAAATTCATCGAAGTCTCAAGTTCCTAAAAAACGTGGTCGGAAGAAAGGCTCAAAAGGCGTGGATGCTGTAATTGCTAAGGAATCGTCGAGCCTTTCTCAGCAAATTTTTTTTGGCGTTGGCTCTACGGTGAAAAAGGTAAAGACCACCAAAGAACTTTTCAGTGAAATTCAGAGCAGGAAATTAATCACTGCCGTGCAGTCGCCCACAAGTAATATCTCCAATTCCTCCATATCTCGAGAGCTGACAACCCGTGCTCTAATGCCAAGACCAACTTCGTCTTGTTCTG ACACGTCGATCCACTCGCCACAAATCATGGAAACTTATTCAGGAAATGTTACCCTAATGGGTGTTgacaaattttcaaataaaaatgaag ATGCCGGTAATACGGATAGTGATACCATCACTTCAGAGCCATCTCAAGATAGCAACAAATCGCAGGAAATTAAGGAATGTACTTCATTGGACAGCAATAGCAATTCTCTCCAGACTTTATCTCTGGCGAAAAAATCAATGCACACTTCAAAGTCGGAGAACTATAGCGATGTAACCACACAACTAATGCATCTTATTCACAGCATAAAAGGCCCATTGAGTGTCTATGAAGTTGAAAAGTTATACCGAGCTCAGATTGTGCCGTGCACCTGCCTAGTTATAGAAGAAATATGCAACCCCTTTGGCGAGCCAATCAATTTAAGTTCAGACAACGGTGTGGGTGATCCGAAGAGCGATTCAAATAATGATAACGTTTCTCGCCataaaaaacaagaagagCAATTGCCTAAACTTGAAAGATTGAGTGACAATGATTTTTCTATGGACACTCCACAGAAACCAGTTAAGTCCATATTTGATTTGGATTTTGATGAGGACGAAGACCCCTTGCAATCAATAATCAATGATATTCGGATGCCGCCAACTAAACTTGAAGAGACCAAAGAAAACGCAGATTTAAAAAACGCCCTTGCTCATTTACCAATGAATATTTCTTCACTGGATGTTGCTAGTGTTAATGCGGATACAGtacaaaatcaaatcaacagCCATAACCAGGAGGGCGAGACAAGTGAAGAACAGAATGTCGCTATTCCTGTTTTCACTTGTCACGAGGATCCCGATTGCGTTGCAAAGCAAAGGTTTCATGTGCAAACCAACAAAGtgaataattttcatataaatGCGTTACACAACTTTTATATACCAAATATAAATGGCAATTGGGATAGCATCGACTCATCTATTGTCTCAGAATCTACAATAACCGACTTTCTCAATACCCTGGGGTCCTATACAGTCACGGATGGAGCTGACGTTGTTCCCAAATATGGCTCTCTTACATACGACCGAATTAGAAAGGATCTGAGTTCTATTAAATTTACAAGCTCTTTTAAAACCAGACCCTTAAAATCATTTATGCCACCGTTTCTTGGAGTGGCAAAGTGTTTGCCCACGTGTCGTCTCGCTAGAAGCAGTtttaagaaaaaacaaattcagTCACCGCCGCCCCCACTCATAGTGATTCCAAGTACAATAGAAGGCTTGGACCCGGACATCATGCAGAAGGATTATAATGGTGGCAGTCCACTGAAAGTGGATGTTGATGTATTAGTTTCTGGCCATGATAACAACGAAAGCAATGTGCAAATGCAAGTTAATTTACAGACCAAGAGTGACCCAACTCTTAGTTACAACTTACTAAAGCTCGCCAATGACGAATTACCTTTTGAGGAAACTGAGCCGAACGATAAAGGCAGTGAATACGAGAATCAGGATAACGGTCGCTTTAGTAGTAGTAGTAACAGTAGCTGCAGCAACTCTAGCAATTCCAGTTTGAAAAAAACACAGGATTCAATTAATGAAAAGCTGAGAAATCAGAGGTCTCAGCGATACAGAGTCCAATCTGTAGAAGAGGAGACCAATAGAAAACGTCGCgggaaaaatagaaaaaagagaaatattaaagaaaatcCACCCATTAAGCGCATTAAGATTTCTTTGAATGGAACAATTTCAAACCTTAGTAGTAGTAACAACAGCAGTTCAAGTGAAAGTGAAACTGAAACCGGCCTAGAGAACGAAAATGAAGTTGAGAATGACtatgaaaataataatgatgAGGAATATGCCGTTGTTCAACGACCCACGTGTGGCGATGGCGCTAGCAACAACCACATTGTGATGACAATAAAGAAAACACCAAGTAAAATCAATTCTCCAGCCAACTCAATGTCTGCTACTTCACCTATTAATGCATCCGAGACAAGAAAcgtaaaaaatgcattttccgaCTCTAATCGGCCCAATCTGCTGACATCAAGTACTTCGATCGCACCCCTGTATCAAATCGACGGTGGCAGAAGATTGTTATTGTCCAAAAAGTTCAGTCGACGCCCTCATCGTCGGCGTCGTTATCGTCAATGTCGTCGAAAATCGGATTTGCAACGCAAAGCTATCGATTTAGAGCTTAAACATTTGTTCACCTACAAAACCAAGCCAGATCTAGATATCGGGTCCGCAATAAAGCTTCATAAAAAGCTATTTTTCAGTCATGAATTATGTAAACAGAATACTGCAGGCAGGAAAGAGAGAATTTTAAACTACAGCAGTAGTAGCAGTTCAAACTATGATGATGACGAAAGCGATCTGGACGGTCTTTCTTCAGAAGAGACAGCAGCAGACCTTAAGGAAAATGTTAATACTTTTAATAAATACAACTTAAATATTGAGACTGATAATACAAGTGCCGAGCGAACGGTATCTGAAGATCCACTTAAAATTGAAGAGGATCCTTATTTAACGTCGTCCAGCAATGATGTTACCGATAGCGATAACGAGAGCGATAATCATGAAGTATTCGATGAAGTTGCTAAAAGAGTCGAAGCTGACGAATTCAACGAACTGCATAACAATGGTATGCTGACATCCTTTAATTCGATATCTGTTGAGAATCAGTTAATAAACGAACCGACGTTGATGGCGGTCTCGGGCAGTGTCGACACACCCGCACCCCAATCCAATGCATCGCTGGCGTCACTACAAAATGAGAATTGTGATGATGTTAATAATCTATgctataataataacaatttagATGTAATTAAACATAGTCTAGCTGCTAGCCCCATACTGAATGATATCAATTATAAAAACGTCATAAGTAATACTTCTCCAAGAGTCTTAGCCAACAAATTCAGCGATTGTATTCCACAGAATATCGGAAATTCTGAACTAAGCCCCCCGATACCGTTACCCTGCGCTGAGTACCAAACTGGTATTCGACCAGCCCCCCTGACAGACCTTGCGTTATCCAGCTACGCTGATTTCAGGTGTACCCGAATTCAACAATTTAAGGAATGGCACCAAGTTCTTCAATTGCAATCATATAATAATGAGCCCTTAATAGTTCTGCCATATGTTGTGCTTGAATAA